The Arachis ipaensis cultivar K30076 chromosome B03, Araip1.1, whole genome shotgun sequence region CAACTAGTACTTGATGCATCAAAGCATGTAAAAATAAATCATTCAATTGCTTGTTTATTGATAAGGAAAATGCATGAAAGCAAACTAAAAGCTACTAAAAATAATAAGTAAAGCCACCAATGATGCATATGCATCAGAATCTATGTAttgctatttttaattttttgtgtaaTTGATGATTGAATTTCGACCTTGCTTCTTCTAAATCAATTTTTCGATCTGAAATGTAGTTTCCTGCAATATCTGGTAATACTAGTTGAAAGTCTGGTTGATAANNNNNNNNNNNNNNNNNNNNNNNNNNNNNNNNNNNNNNNNNNNNNNNNNNNNNNNNNNNNNNNNNNNNNNNNNNNNNNNNNNNNNNNNNNNNACCAATCTGCCATTGGATTGCGTTGCTACCAGAACCGAAACGAGGTCATATCGCGGCCGATCAGTCCTCCTGTGACCTCTCAAAAACGGTGAGCCTCCAATACTCTGGTTGCATTCCACCGCTTCCAAGAACAAAGGATCCACCAATAACCATTATGACTGTCGAACAAAGGAACGAGACTGGAATCCGAACCACCGTGGAAAGTGGTGATCGGCACGGGCATGTAGTTCAATGAAAACACCATTTGATACGAATTTGTATTAAGAGATAAAGAATTAGATAGAAATTTAGAAAGAATATAATAGAAATCCCTAGAATTAAGGCCAAGAGAGAAATTGAGTTTCCAATTACATTATGCATACCTATACTAGTACATTTTATTCCTATTTATAGAATAATTCTCTAATTAGACTATAAGCCCAATACTAATCCTAACATTTTTTTTGAACGAAGAGCTCAACAACGAGTGGAGCAAGAAGAGTAGCAAAATAAAATCAAGCTAAGAAAATAAAtagaacaaaaagaaaatgtaGATATCCctttgtcatctccggcattgccatcaacaacagaaGGGGTCTGCACCTAACCACTCCTTGTAGTTCAGAAAAGACAAGTTGATAATATCCTCAACCCCTTTCCCGTTGTTCTGAAATATCCTCCGGTTCCGTTCCAATCATATGTTCCAAATGATCGCACAGAAGCACACCATCCACCTCTTACACTCTTGCTTTGTTTTTGAGTTCTCAGTCCAACTTTGGAAGTGTTCCTTCACTGTACCTGGACAAGCCCATTGCATTCTAACATATGACAACCAAGCACACCAAACCTGCCAAGAAAAGCTACAACCAAGAAATATATGGTGACCATATTCAACACCATTGTTACATAACACACATAAATTATCTTCTTGGTGAATGACCCCAAGCCGACTCAGCCTCTCCTTCGTATTGACTCTGCCAATCAGGGCAAACCAGACAAATAACTCTACCCTGGGAGGGACCAGGCCTTTCCAAATAGTCCTTGTGAAACTGTAGCTTGATATATCCGCCGGGACCATTTCCAcctgcaacacctgcacaaatgagttagtagagaAAATTCCTTGTTTATCATACTTCCATACAACTCTATCCTCTCTCCCAGGATCAAGTTTAACCAGCCTCAGAGTGTTGTGAAGCTGGTTCACTAAATCCAACTCCTATTGAAATAATTCTCTCCTCCACTGGAAATTCCATATCCAGGCGAACCcatcccaaaatccacaatccCCTATCATTGACCCTGTTTGGTTTGAAACTAAGAagagtggtatgcgaaattgctactcgggttgtgaattgttgttcgaaattgattccctggcaatggcaccaaaaacggatgcacaggaccatggtctaaacatatcttcacaacgtcgcataactaaccagcaagtgcactgggtcgtccaagtaataccttacgtgagtaagggtcgaatcccacggagattgtcggtatgaagcaagctatggtcaccttgtaaatctcagtcaggtggatatcaaatggttatagagttttcgaaaataatataataaaatagggatagaaatacttatgtaattcattggtgagaatttcagataagcgaatggagatgctttcgttcctctgaacctctgctttcctgctatcttcatccaatcagtcttactcctttccatggctggctttatgtgatacatcaccactgtcaatggctactttcggtcatctctcgggaaaatgatccaatgccctgtcacggcacggctaaccgtctggaggcatcacccttgtcaatggcttcaccttatcctctcagtgaaaatgatcaacgcaccctgtcacggcacggctattcatctgtcggttcNNNNNNNNNNNNNNNNNNNNNNNNNNNNNNNNNNNNNNNNNNNNNNNNNNNNNNNNNNNNNNNNNNNNNNNNNNNNNNNNNNNNNNNNNNNNNNNNNNNNNNNNNNNNNNNNNNNNNNNNNNNNNNNNNNNNNNNNNNNNNNNNNNNNNNNNNNNNNNNNNNNNNNNNNNNNNNNNNNNNNNNNNNNNNNNNNNNNNNNNNNNNNNNNNNNNNNNNNNNNNNNNNNNNNNNNNNNNNNNNNNNNNNNNNNNNNNNNNNNNNNNNNNNNNNNNNNNNNNNNNNNtgaacgccagcttttgtgccagtttgggcgttcaactctggttttggctccttttctggcgctggatgccagatttgggcagaaagctggcgttgaacaccagtttacgtcgtctattcttggccaaagtatgaactattatatatttctggaaagccctggatgtctacttttcaacgaaattggaagcgcaccattttgagttctgtagctccagaaaatttactttgagtgcagggaggtcagaatccaacagaatcagcagtccttcttcaacctcattggaattaggtgcagtaaagtcaccaagcatcctccttgcattattattattttcggctgccatctcctcttcctgttcggaaatttctgaaaggttatctctggattgttgtaatttagcttctcttaattttctcttcagagtcctttcaggttctggatctgcttcaacaagaatattcttgtccttgcttctgttcatatgacaaagaagagggcacagaaaaataataataatagagatcttttataccacagtatagggatccctttgtgagtgggagaaaagagggagacaaagaatgtaatgtaatggaagaaacacaactgtgaggagggtagagatgtgagatgagatgttagtaaatgaataaataaatagaataagatgggagagggagaattttcgaaaataatttttgaaaaagagttagtgatttttgaaaatagcttttgaaaaaggttagtatttttttcgaaaacatgcaagacaccaaacttagaattctttaatgcttagacactaagaattcaagaatgcatatgaaaaacactatacaacacaaaacaaacaaatcatcaagatcaaacaagaagactaaccaagaacaacttgaagatcatgaagaacactatgaatgcatgatattttcgaaaaaatgctagatgcatatgcaagtgacaccaaacttatgacatgactcaagactcaaacaagaaacacaaaaatatttttgatttttatgattttctaattttttttgtatttttatttattatttttttttcaaaaattattgtgaaaaataaaaataaggatttcaaaatttttaatatgaattctaggaatcttgccatgttagtcttaaagctccaatcaaagggtcaggcatggcttaatagccagccaagctttaataaaaatatgagtgtaattcagacatgacaagcctaacatgccTTATCCAGAAGAATTGGGTATgactccattgaggtgattagttgaagaccaattccaaagcagtttgggtatggctttacagccagataggcttcaacatgcttcatgaaacactagaattcattcttaaaaattctaaagaaaaataaaatttttgaaaacatttttttttcgaaaacaagtgagaaatttttgaaaggtttttgaaaaatttttgaaaggaaaacaaaaagaaaattacctaatctgagcaacaagatgaaccgtcagttgtccaaactcgaacaatccccggcaacggcgccaaaaacttggtatgcgaaattgctactcgggttgtgaattgttgttcgaaattgattccctggcaatggcaccaaaaacggatgcacaggaccatggtttaaacatatcttcacaacgtcgcataactaaccagcaagtgcactgggtcgtccaagtaataccttacgtgagtaagggtcgaatcccacggagattgtcggtatgaagcaagctatggtcaccttgtaaatctcagtcaggcggatatcaaatggttatagagttttcgaaaataatataataaaatagggatagaaatacttatgtaattcattggtgagaatttcagataagcgaatggagatgctttcgttcctctgaacctctgctttcctgctatcttcatccaatcagtcttactcctttccatggctggctttatgtgatacatcaccactgtcaatggctactttcggtcatctctcgggaaaatgatccaatgccctgtcacggcacggctaatcgtttggaggcatcacccttgtcaatgacttcatcttatcctcttagtgaaaatggtcaacgcaccctgtcacggcacggctattcatctgtcggttctcgatcatgctggaataggatttactatccttttgtgtctgtcactaacgcccagtaatcgcgagtttggagctcgtcagggtttacatgagtaagtaattgatgcataaatccacttccggggctcacttggtgtgtgcttgggctgagctttgagtgttgcacgtgtagaggtccttcttggagttgaacgccagcttttgtgccagtttgggcgttcaactctggttttggctccttttctggagctggacgccagatttgggcagaaagctgccgttgaacgccagtttacgtcatctattcttggccaaagtatggactattatatattgctggaaagccctggatgtctactttccaactcaattgtaagcgcgccatttcgagttctgtagctccagaaaatccactttgagtgcagggaggtcagaatccaacagcatcaacagtccttcttcaacctctgaatctgatttttgctcaagtccctcaatttcagccagaaaatacctgaaatcacagaaaaacacacaaactcatagtaaagtccaaaaatgtgaatttaacataaaaactaatgaaaacatccctaaaagtaactagatcctactaaaaacatactaaaaataatgtcaaaaagcgtataaattatccgctcatcaaagagcCTTGGAAAGCGGTCTTTCAAAGAACCTCCATGAATCCAGACATCCTCCCAAAATCGAGTTCATCTCCCATCACCCACCTCCATGGACAACCCAGTAATCATCTTCTGCCTGAGTTCTTGATTCTTAAACTGTAGCTGACAAATATCCTTCCACGAGCCTCCTCGAATAGGTAGTTCTTGGGATGATAGGAGCTCGTTTGGATTCAGGTTGTTACAGGAACAGACAACCTTCTTCCACAATGGACACTCCTCTTTAGAGAacctccaccaccatttaaacagcAGAGCTGAATTTCGTATCATGGCATCTCCAACCCCCAATCCAGCTAGCTTTTTAGGAGTCTGAACCACTTCTCACTTAACCAAAGCCATACCGCTCTTACCATCCTCTTTACTCCATAGAAATCTCCTCTGCAAGGAAATTAGTTTCTCTGCAATAGCTTTTGGCATCTTATACAGGCTCAGATAATAAACCGGTAAGCTATTTAATACAGCTTTGATAAGCACCAACTTACCTGCCTTATTCAGGATCTTGGCCTTCCAGAGGCTAAGCTTTTCCTCCACTTTGTCTATTACTGGCTTCCATGTCTTAACCATCCTTGGGTTTGCTCCTAGCGATATGCCCAGATATTTAACTGGTAGATTGGCTTGCTTACATTCCAACACACTGCACATACATTGTACCCACTACTCATCACAGTTAAATGGGATCAGGCTAGATTTATCAAAGTTAATACTTAGACCTGACATCAACTGAAAGCATCGAAGCAGCCTCCTATAGTTCTTGATTGTCTCTTCATCAGGAGGACAGAATAAGACAGTATCATCTGCAAACTGTAGGTACGACAGCTCAATATGATCTCTCCCAACCAGCAACGGCGATATGCGACCATTTCTCACAGCCTCTCCAATCATCCTATGTAGGACATTAACAACAAATACGAATAGAAAAAGGGATAGAGGATCCCCTTTGTCGCAGGCCCctttccatcttgaacggcttGGACGGCGAGCCATTTATCAGCACTGACATAGAGGACGTGCtcacacactccataacccaccCCCTCCATCTTTGACCAAATCCCATCTTCTGTAAGACAAGGTCTACAAAGCTCCACTTGACTCTGTCATATGCTTTCTGAAAGTCGAGCTTTATTACTGCCGCTTTCTTCTTCCTCTGTTTGATCCACTGAACCGTTTCGCATGCGATTAGAACTCCGTCATGAATCTTCCGACCCTTAACAAAAGCACTCTGTGTTTCACCTATTAACCCTGGCATGACACCTCTCATTCTCCTAACCAGCATCTTCGAAATTACCTTGTATACACACCCCACCATGCTAATCGAACGCagatctttgatttccttagCACCAGTGAACTTGGGGGCCAACGCCACCCACATGATATTAGCATCATGCGGCAACCTTGAAGATTGGAAGAAGCCAAGTACCGCTACCGTGAAATCCGAACCTATATCAGCCCAGCActtctttatgaagttcatgttgtaACCGTCACATCCTGGAGCCTTGGACGATTCACAATCCCACACCGCCTCTTTAACCTCCTCAGGTGACGGTAGCATCTCTAGAGCAATAGAATCCTCTTCGCTAATCCTTTGCACCAGACCATCTCTAAACCCCATCTCAGGAGACCTCTCTTGATGATATAAGTCTTTATAAAACTCCCTGATGGCAAGCTTAATCCTAGCTTGATTCCATATCAATCTTCCATTAATGACTAAAGTATCAATCCTATTATTTCTCCGTCTGGCAGAAGCTAGGTTGTGGAAGTACCTCGTATTTTTATCCATGTCCTTCGCATGCCTCGACcttgacatctgcttccaatgtagtTCTTTCCTCACATACCATTTCTCAGAACAAGCCACTAGCGCCTTCCGTCTTGCCTCCACTATCCCATCATAGCTCCCATTACTGACCATGTCATCAATCTTCTgaatctcttcctcaaacttcaAAATTTTCTTGTCCATATCACCAAAGTTGTCTCTATGCTATCTCCCCAAAGGAACCGTCAACGCCCTCAGTTTATCAGTGAATGGTATCTCCCCCAGCCCTCTCCATTCCTCCTTGACCATCCTTAAAAATTCCTCATGAGTAAACCATGAATCCAGACTTCGGAATGGCCTCGGTCCGTCTCGCAGCCTCTTCTCTTCCACTATGATAGGGCAATGATCTGACAAGCCCCGTGGAGCACCTCTCAGGCAAGTCTCCGGAAATGCCTCAAGCCATTTCAAGCTAACCAAAGCTCTGTCAATACGGCTGCACGACTGTCCTCTGAACCATGTAAACTTACGGTCAGAAATCGGTAGGTCCACCAAACCCATGTCATGTACCCAATTCTGATAATCTTGTGCCGACAAAGGTAAGGTTTCTAAGCCTCGCCTTTCTTCCACTTGTCCAATCTCATTGAAGTCTCCAAGAAAGCAACAGGCGCCTGGGCATAAACCAGCCATGTAACTCAGCTCCTCCCACACAACAAGTTTTTCATCTCTAGTGTGAGCACCATAAACCAAGAAAAAGGCGCAGTTAATAGTATTCTGTGACAGTACCCCTTCAACACATAGCCATCACTCACCTTTATATCaatttcttattttaaaaaagCCATCATCCCACATTAGTAACAACCCACCAGATGCACCAGCAGACTCCACATACTCCCACCCCACACAACCGTTCCCCTATATATTCACAACATCAAACCTTGTTACTAACTGTCTCTTAGTCTCAACCAAACCTAACATATCCAACCTATGCTTCCTCTTAAGTTCTTTCACCATTCTCAGCTTCCCATCACCCCCTAACCCCCAAATATTCCATGAACTAATaatcattttaaaatattattacacACCTTTTTGAGATTTTTGGGTCTACTCCGTCTTGCttattcttaaataaaaaatattaattttaaccaagttgggttggtctagtggttagctcactagtctaCTTAAGTAATTGTCGGGGGGTTCAAATCCCACATTGTGCATGCAGCAATTCATTGACCAACGACTTAATACCGCGAcgaattagtccttgacctgtcggGTTGGAGAATACCgtgaaaaaccataaaaaatattaatttttctaaACATTACTAAATATATTGATCTTTAATTATTAGCCATTAATTTATAGACTGATTAATATTTTTCAACTTAATTTTTATGTTGGTTAGTAAATTAGTCACTAACAATAAAAATAGTGACTAATTTAACAACCAATAATATTTTACTTTTGTTTTATGTTGCTGAGTAAAATAGTTTTTAGTGATAAAATTAATGGCTAATTGTGCCACTAATTGAGTTTTATATGacgaataaaattaaaatttgtcgcttaaattgattattatattaaattattaatgacCGATTTTTTTATTCCATAAAATCCGTtagtattctaaaatttttttgtagGGGTGGATCCTTCTTGTTGTGCAGGCTTCAGGCACTTTACTCTCCTTAAAAAAAGCTCTAGTTATAAAAATAATGTAATTGTAAATTTTATAATATACATTAAATTTAGGGTAAAAAACCCTAATAAGCCAAGGCAAGAAATGTGTAACGTAAATACGCCAAACTGAAAATCATTTCAGCAATAAGCCAGAAgctatttttatgtaattcgaaccagggtggttcgaattaggtGGAGAGGAGCTTtgaatgtaattcgaaccaatatGGTTCGAACTACTACCTAAATTTTCTTCATAAATCGAACCAGGGAGGTTCGAATTATAGAGAGAGTCCGGCCTGAGTAATTCGAACtgggctggttcgaattacacaaaccATAATTCAAACCGGGCCGGTTCGAATTAGTGGGAGAGAGACCTCTATATAACCGTTCTAAGCGTGAGTTGGTCTCATTAAACCagtaagatggctagtgaggagagttttgttgttctggttcaccacagaggatccattaagaggaaaactcgttccagagtgaagttcacagataaggatcctctctgtattgtcgTGAATCCAACGAcaagctatgatgaccttgttagatctgtgctgatgaaacttggcctggaaggtgcgaagcgggttaagaagtttttctatcgcattccagtcACGATCCTGCACGAtacggtgaagtatgattgtctcacgattggtagtgatgaggacctgcaagtcatgtttctttgtcggaggcagtttccggaggtgaggacaccagaatTGCTCGCAAAGCTgattgatgtggtatccagctcagggggttcCAACCGGAATACCACCAATGTAGCCATGGCAGCTGGTTCCAGTTCCAGGGCTGCCGTGGCTTCTTCCTCCATCCCAGTGTACGAGCCAGCGGTCCAACTTGTCGCCTCCCCGTCTTTTGCTGTTGATCTGAATGACGGCGTAGGCGACGAGATAGGATCCTTTGATATTCTGCCGAACGCTTTAGAGGGCGTTCCACCGGTTGGCGTCGGAGACAGAGTCTTGGGTGATGCAGATGAGGACGACGTCGAGCCGGATACGATTGAGGATGACAGCGGCGACGAGGTTGGAGCGACTGGTCCTGCATTGGCGGGCGGTGGTTCTAGCTCTagcacacagcagtatccaccacatttttTCTCGTTGGACCTGGACGCCATGAGGCATGAGGGGGTTTTAGGGCACGCTGttggattcggagctagagatgcggaagggacTGCTGGTCTGATAGAGTTCTaggttggtcagcaattccaGGATAAAGacgaggccctgttaagtgtgaagagttacagcatccggcgaggggtacagtacaaggtgctGGAGTCCGATCACcgccggtatgtgggcaagtgtttcgagtttgggaatgggtgcacatggttgattcgactgagtCTCCGGAAGCGCAAGGGGgtttgggaggtcaaacggtacaacGGACCTCACACTTGCCTGGCCACATCCATCTCAAGtgaccacaggagtttggattatcatgtgatttcggcgttcattatgccaatggttagggctgacgcATCCGTGAGCATAAAGGTGCTCCTAAACGCCACGGCAGCGCACTTTGGTTTtaggccgacttacaggagggtatggatggcaaagcagaaggctattgccctcatctacggtgactgggatgagtcatacaacgacATACCTAGGTGGGTGTTGGGTGTCCAGCTGACGATGCCTAGAAGTGTTGCGGTCCTCAGGACGAGCCCGGTTCGAGTTGGAGGACAGGTGGACGAGTCTCAAGTGTATTTCCACAGACTTTTCTGGACTTTCCCTCCGTGcatcgaggcattccgtcattgcaagccgcTAGTCAGCATTGACGGCACACATTTGTATGGg contains the following coding sequences:
- the LOC107632884 gene encoding uncharacterized protein LOC107632884 → MDKKILKFEEEIQKIDDMVSNGSYDGIVEARRKALVACSEKWYVRKELHWKQMSRSRHAKDMDKNTRYFHNLASARRRNNRIDTLVINGRLIWNQARIKLAIREFYKDLYHQERSPEMGFRDGLVQRISEEDSIALEMLPSPEEVKEAVWDCESSKAPGCDGYNMNFIKKCWADIGSDFTVAVLGFFQSSRLPHDANIMWVALAPKFTGAKEIKDLRSISMVGCVYKVISKMLVRRMRGVMPGLIGETQSAFVKGRKIHDGVLIACETVQWIKQRKKKAAVIKLDFQKAYDRVKWSFVDLVLQKMGFGQRWRGWVMECVSTSSMMIGEAVRNGRISPLLVGRDHIELSYLQFADDTVLFCPPDEETIKNYRRLLRCFQLIVLECKQANLPVKYLGISLGANPRMVKTWKPVIDKVEEKLSLWKAKILNKAGVAGGNGPGGYIKLQFHKDYLERPGPSQGRVICLVCPDWQSQYEGEAESAWGHSPRR